In one Tripterygium wilfordii isolate XIE 37 chromosome 22, ASM1340144v1, whole genome shotgun sequence genomic region, the following are encoded:
- the LOC119992104 gene encoding protein TIC 20-IV, chloroplastic-like: protein MTRMPAVDAAVVKRYPVTTPSDIRSSLHRNNYAVREWCSKLSRNYKPRGIKCEANLPTNPISSINRRSSGPRQELHSWAPKEKLHSQVFAASSSFFSGNQDIQSGTIRFLAARERSKMTPRAFKDVPFRIQYPVITEKPEWWWRTLACVPYLIALQISDVGYYLQPFLERYELFEDLIYFVPGAIGRLPTWFSMVYCYFGYIGLVKNKDWPHFFRFHLMMGMLLETALQILWYTCNFFPLIHYSGKLGMHFWAGVGFFYMFVLLQCVKCALGGMYAHIPFVSDAAYIHTLFHIGGFQRPF from the exons ATGACGAGGATGCCTGCCGTCGATGCTGCCGTTGTGAAGCGCTATCCGGTGACTACACCTTCTGATATTCGCTCCTCGCTGCACCG GAATAATTATGCAGTTCGAGAATGGTGCTCTAAACTATCCAGGAACTATAAACCTAGAGGAATAAAGTGCGAAGC taaCTTGCCAACCAATCCTATATCGTCAATCAACAGACGTTCAAGCGGACCTCGCCAGGAGCTCCATTCCTGGGCTcctaaag AAAAACTACATTCGCAAGTATTCGCTGCATCGAGCTCATTTTTCAGTGGGAATCAAGATATCCAGTCAGGCACAATTCGATTTTTGGCTGCGCGAGAAAGGTCTAAGATGACTCCTAGAGCATTTAAGGATGTTCCATTCAGGATCCAGTACCCTGTAATAACTGAGAAACCAGAATGGTGGTGGAGGACTTTGGCATGTGTCCCTTATTTGATCGCGTTGCAGATTTCTGATGTAGGGTATTATCTCCAACCCTTCTTAGAGCGCTATGAATTATTCGAAGATTTAATTTATTTCGTCCCAGGAGCAATTGGTAGGTTACCAACCTGGTTCTCCATGGTTTATTGCTACTTTGGATATATTGGACTCGTGAAAAACAAAGATTGGCCTCACTTCTTCAGGTTCCATCTAATGATGGGCATGTTATTGGAAACGGCACTACAGATCTTATGGTATACGTGCAACTTCTTTCCGCTTATACACTACTCCGGCAAGCTTGGGATGCACTTTTGGGCAGGTGTGGGATTCTTTTACATGTTTGTGTTGTTGCAGTGCGTAAAGTGTGCTCTTGGTGGCATGTATGCTCACATCCCTTTCGTGAGTGATGCAGCATATATCCATACTCTGTTCCATATAGGAGGTTTCCAACGACCTTTCTAG